The following are encoded together in the Lathyrus oleraceus cultivar Zhongwan6 chromosome 3, CAAS_Psat_ZW6_1.0, whole genome shotgun sequence genome:
- the LOC127127784 gene encoding F-box/kelch-repeat protein At3g23880 has product MNSPPAKSRNLNGAPTALPVLLDELISEILSLLPVKTLMQMKCVCKLWKTIIFDPAFAKLHLQRSPRSTHLLLIQNWSNPNEGLDCSVEPYPVTNLLEIPLRIGRFSPFYTYRDIDAIPVDPHYRLKNLSCWQIVGSCNGLLCLLGGSCATKNHTTWLRLWNPATNTLSEKLAYLTNFCCRFAFGYDISTDSYKAVAFSANKVKVFRFGDNVWRNIECLPVVPFALEATRLNCHPFVYNGVYVSGAINWLAIRNKINYEWKDITVDQFVIVSLDLGTETYRELLPPQGFVEVPPVQPSVTVLMDRLCFSHRTKGTHFVLWTMMEFGVQESWTQFLKISFQNLRIDHGISDSLPYGSQLFLLPLSSCERSNTLIIATNQEGDVFSNQRAILFNWKHNRVEQVTSFYNDILWFFTKEYVESLVSTCPKTTTSTSNTYGVIDG; this is encoded by the exons ATGAATTCACCTCCGGCAAAGTCTCGGAATTTAAACGGCGCTCCAACGGCGCTGCCAGTCCTCCTCGATGAACTAATTTCAGAAATTCTTTCATTGCTTCCTGTCAAAACTCTCATGCAAATGAAATGTGTTTGCAAGCTATGGAAGACCATAATCTTCGATCCCGCCTTTGCCAAATTGCACCTTCAGCGATCTCCGCGCAGCACCCACCTCCTACTAATACAAAATTGGTCCAATCCTAACGAGGGCTTGGATTGCAGTGTCGAACCCTATCCCGTAACTAATTTGCTAGAGATTCCGTTGCGCATCGGTCGCTTCAGTCCTTTCTATACATATAGGGATATCGACGCCATTCCGGTTGATCCACACTACCGATTGAAGAATCTAAGTTGCTGGCAGATCGTTGGTTCATGTAATGGATTGCTCTGCTTGCTCGGTGGTTCTTGTGCCACTAAGAATCACACCACCTGGCTCCGATTATGGAACCCAGCTACCAATACATTATCTGAAAAATTAGCGTATCTAACTAACTTTTGTTGCAGGTTCGCATTTGGTTATGATATTTCAACAGACTCTTATAAGGCAGTGGCTTTCTCTGCCAACAAGGTGAAAGTTTTCAGGTTTGGTGATAATGTTTGGAGAAACATTGAATGTTTACCCGTTGTTCCTTTTGCCCTTGAGGCTACGCGGCTCAATTGTCATCCATTTGTGTATAATGGTGTGTATGTGAGTGGAGCTATTAACTGGCTGGCTATTCGAAATAAGATCAATTATGAATGGAAAGATATTACCGTAGATCAATTTGTGATTGTCTCGCTTGATCTAGGTACCGAGACTTACCGGGAATTGCTGCCACCACAGGGTTTTGTTGAAGTACCACCCGTTCAGCCTTCTGTTACTGTGTTGATGGACCGTTTATGCTTTTCTCACCGTACCAAGGGAACTCATTTTGTTTTATGGACGATGATGGAATTTGGAGTTCAAGAGTCTTGGACTCAATTCCTCAAAATTAGCTTTCAGAATCTTCGTATTGATCATGGCATTAGTGACTCGCTGCCATATGGTTCTCAATTGTTCCTACTCCCGTTGAGTTCTTGTGAGAGGAGCAACACACTGATAATAGCAACCAATCAAGAAGGTGATGTTTTTTCCAATCAACGGGCAATTCTCTTTAATTGGAAACATAACAGAGTTGAGCAAGTTACATCTTTCTATAATGATATATTGTGGTTTTTTACCAAGGAATACGTTGAAAGTTTGGTTTCCACTTGTCCTAA GACCACAAcatcaacttcaaacacatatgGCGTTATTGATGGTTGA